A single Polyodon spathula isolate WHYD16114869_AA chromosome 6, ASM1765450v1, whole genome shotgun sequence DNA region contains:
- the LOC121317694 gene encoding nascent polypeptide-associated complex subunit alpha, muscle-specific form-like produces the protein MHLYGNDWRALDMELFLPRLKLPASETCVQSGESQKGERPLVRGRPRQRRLSLLPIPISSRTQHPLSQPESQKLDKTVDKASSASLDPDATWSQGRTRGSLEPDGAVTLPLRPAKARSPSQRPLNGFKPIPPIEPGSRTNLPSELSSKPSPPQPSLPENSKPIPPIEPSSTPRSTPSSPMSNPPSELGSKPTPIIKLCPDPVVVDRGEGKGGSASRSGGLAEKPRVGDSQDKRDASLPSGTLRRRKSLLPIPLLGVARSRTPSPHPPSQSGCSPEVCADRRLVFAARMMV, from the exons AGCTGTTCCTGCCCAGGCTGAAGCTGCCGGCGTCTGAGACGTGTGTGCAGAGCGGAGAGAGCCAGAAGGGAGAGCGCCCCCTTGTGAGAGGGAGGCCTCGCCAGAGGAGACTGTCGCTGCTGCCCATCCCTATCAGCTCTCGAACCCAGCACCCACTGTCCCAGCCTGAGTCACAAAAGCTTGACAAGACAGTTGACAAAGCAAGCAGTGCCTCACTGGACCCTGACGCCACCTGGAGCCAGGGTAGGACAAGAG GCTCGTTGGAGCCCGATGGTGCAGTCACCCTGCCTCTCAGACCAGCCAAAGCTCGCTCCCCTTCTCAGAGACCCCTGAATGGGTTCAAACCCATCCCTCCTATTGAACCCGGATCAAGAACCAATCTTCCCAGCGAGCTAAGTTCCAAACCCAGTCCTCCGCAACCATCCCTCCCAGAGAACTCTAAACCCATTCCTCCTATTGAACCCAGCTCCACACCCAGATCCACACCCAGCTCTCCCATGTCTAATCCCCCATCTGAACTTGGATCCAAACCCACCCCCATCATAAAGCTGTGCCCAGACCCTGTGGTGGTGGACCGGGGAGAAGGGAAGGGGGGCAGTGCCAGTCGGTCTGGGGGTTTGGCAGAGAAACCCAGAGTCGGAGACTCCCAGGACAAACGAGATGCG TCCCTTCCCTCTGGAACTCTCAGAAGGAGGAAGTCTCTGCTTCCGATTCCCCTATTGGGAGTTGCTCGTAGCCGCACGCCTTCTCCTCATCctcccagccaatcaggatgcagCCCGGAGGTGTGCGCAGACAGGAGGTTGGTTTTCGCTGCGAGGATGATGGTGTAG